The following coding sequences are from one Ornithodoros turicata isolate Travis chromosome 1, ASM3712646v1, whole genome shotgun sequence window:
- the LOC135388973 gene encoding uncharacterized protein LOC135388973 has translation MALLSLSRIGDVGVSVTKHRTLNVLKGVISEEQLLDCSDTEIQEGLKDEGVTAARRIVMRRDGREIPTKHVVLSFQLHRLPSTVKAGYINCHVQPFVPNPRRCFKCQRFGHGSQACRGKTTCPKCAGTEQDHVVEACQKELHCANCKGNHPAYSRSCPRWKEEKDILRIKVTQDISYKDAKTQYEFANKGGYAAVARRGVVPLTKSVETQTSEPLPHTPQTKEKPVESSSPVAPAASVGHQQAATASKEVVGAPSVWDGVPRDSSQTTNLSMEVDDDDCSSQKSTSSLPNSSSEMKEQRQRRTGRGRGCNSKEKAKQPPPRVQPP, from the coding sequence ATGGCACTCCTTTCTCTGAGCAGAATTGGAGACGTGGGAGTCAGTGTTACGAAACACCGGACTCTGAATGTTTTGAAAGGGGTAATATCTGAGGAACAACTCCTTGACTGTTCTGACACTGAGATCCAAGAAGGGCTTAAAGATGAGGGTGTAACAGCAGCCAGGCGAATTGTCATGCGTCGTGATGGTAGGGAAATCCCAACCAAGCATGTGGTCCTTTCTTTTCAGCTACACAGACTTCCTTCCACCGTAAAGGCAGGATATATCAACTGCCACGTCCAACCGTTTGTTCCAAACCCACGACGCTGCTTCAAATGCCAGCGTTTTGGACACGGATCACAGGCTTGCCGTGGGAAGACCACTTGCCCAAAGTGCGCCGGTACCGAGCAAGACCATGTTGTTGAAGCCTGTCAAAAGGAGCTCCACTGTGCAAACTGCAAGGGCAACCACCCCGCCTACTCTCGATCCTGCCCTCGATGGAAGGAAGAAAAGGACATACTTAGAATAAAAGTAACACAAGACATTTCGTACAAAGACGCGAAGACACAGTACGAATTTGCAAACAAGGGCGGTTACGCCGCAGTGGCGCGCAGGGGAGTGGTGCCACTGACAAAATCCGTAGAGACTCAGACTTCTGAGCCTCtaccccacactccccaaacaAAAGAGAAGCCAGTGGAGAGTTCTTCTCCAGTGGCTCCGGCTGCTTCTGTAGGTCACCAACAGGCCGCGACGGCCTCGAAGGAGGTTGTCGGTGCCCCCTCAGTTTGGGACGGTGTCCCAAGGGACTCATCTCAAACTACGAATCTGAGTATGGAGGTTGACGACGATGACTGCTCGTCGCAGAAGTCAACGTCGAGCCTCCCCAACAgttcttctgaaatgaaagaACAAAGACAACGTAGAACTGGCAGAGGAAGGGGATGTAACTCGAAGGAAAAGGCAAAGCAACCACCCCCAAGAGTACAGCCCCCCTGA
- the LOC135388982 gene encoding putative nuclease HARBI1, producing the protein MSLSKATSAEIQGRDKNFFLCFAQLQYELRRRQCELNAVHNGLDCQRRKRKRAQQQLQTLTTVALRLCTRQRELRNYRRPASWWETTLPGLPDDYFKSDFRVTRATFNYLVEVCQSMAKADTHLRKAIPLRKRVAVALYRLSSSAEDRTVANLFGVSRSFVNIVYREFCAQIVSKLEAQFVKLPTDAELPEHLRRFEAVTGFPQGFGALDGCHIEVCPPKDQGSDYYNYKGWYSVILLAIADHTYKFSYVNVGSPGRNHDSAVLQRSRLPAVINSTLFNTFTVSLQGVDVGPVILCDQAFPLQQHLMKSYPNRATNTPQKQEFNARLSGARRVVENAFGRLKARFRILHKGLECDIDNCTTIIRACCILHNICEDLNDGVEQQWIEECRHLPREMPQHHTSAATESGAHVRDAIAQHLYCMKTTA; encoded by the coding sequence ATGTCACTGAGCAAAGCTACATCCGCGGAGATACAGGGGAGAGACAAGAACTTTTTCCTCTGTTTCGCCCAGCTGCAGTATGAACTGAGACGAAGGCAGTGTGAGCTCAACGCTGTCCATAACGGACTGGACTGCCAACGCCGGAAGAGAAAACGAGCGCAACAACAACTGCAAACCCTGACCACTGTTGCCTTGCGGTTGTGTACAAGACAGAGAGAGCTTCGGAACTACCGCCGTCCAGCGTCGTGGTGGGAGACAACACTCCCAGGACTTCCCGACGACTATTTTAAAAGTGACTTTCGTGTAACTCGGGCCACGTTCAACTACCTGGTTGAAGTATGCCAAAGTATGGCTAAGGCCGACACCCACTTACGGAAAGCGATACCGCTCAGAAAAAGAGTAGCCGTTGCCCTGTATAGGCTGTCGTCATCTGCGGAGGACAGGACTGTCGCGAACTTGTTCGGGGTGAGCAGGTCTTTCGTCAACATTGTCTACAGGGAGTTCTGCGCACAAATTGTCAGTAAACTGGAAGCGCAGTTTGTCAAGCTTCCAACAGACGCTGAGTTGCCAGAGCACCTGCGTCGGTTCGAAGCCGTAACAGGTTTTCCGCAAGGCTTTGGAGCTCTAGATGGCTGCCATATTGAGGTGTGCCCGCCGAAGGACCAGGGCTCAGACTACTACAATTATAAGGGATGGTACAGTGTGATTTTGCTTGCCATTGCTGACCATACCTACAAGTTTTCATATGTGAATGTGGGGTCTCCTGGAAGGAACCACGATTCAGCAGTACTTCAGAGGTCCAGGCTGCCTGCTGTAATTAACAGTACCCTCTTCAACACATTCACAGTGAGCTTGCAAGGTGTGGATGTGGGCCCTGTCATATTGTGTGACCAGGCTTTTCCGCTGCAGCAACACCTAATGAAGTCGTATCCGAACAGGGCTACAAACACACCACAAAAGCAAGAGTTCAACGCCCGACTCTCTGGTGCAAGGCGAGTAGTGGAAAACGCATTTGGAAGGCTGAAAGCGAGGTTCAGGATTCTACACAAGGGACTTGAGTGTGATATTGACAACTGTACCACCATCATCAGAGCCTGCTGCATCCTGCACAACATCTGTGAGGACCTCAATGATGGAGTTGAGCAACAGTGGATTGAAGAGTGCAGACATCTTCCAAGGGAGATGCCACAACATCACACATCTGCTGCTACGGAAAGCGGAGCACATGTTCGTGATGCCATTGCACAGCACCTGTACTGCATGAAGACCACAGCCTAA
- the LOC135388991 gene encoding uncharacterized protein K02A2.6-like, which translates to MALVVVDSFTKWLEVRNVHSASSKTVIRELRWIFSTSGITEKIVSDNGATFVSAEIKDFYKSNGITLMTSAPYQPATNGLAKRMIAEAKTALRKYTQGSIECRLARFPFNQHSTVSASTGETPAVRMFGREFPSSLDLLRLKGRTAYEDRYLSRARTLTPQQRVWIRNCNGTQAWIPGNLV; encoded by the coding sequence ATGGCGCTTGTAGTGGTGGACTCATTTACGAAGTGGCTTGAAGTGAGGAACGTGCACTCAGCTTCGTCGAAGACTGTAATCCGAGAACTGAGGTGGATCTTTTCCACGTCCGGTATCACGGAAAAGATAGTTTCGGACAATGGTGCGACTTTCGTTTCCGCTGAAATTAAGGATTTCTACAAGAGCAATGGTATCACCCTGATGACTAGTGCACCATATCAACCGGCTACCAATGGCCTGGCGAAGAGAATGATTGCCGAGGCAAAAACGGCACTTCGGAAGTATACTCAAGGGTCGATTGAGTGCCGACTGGCTCGTTTTCCTTTTAATCAGCATTCAACTGTCAGCGCCAGCACAGGGGAGACACCAGCTGTTCGGATGTTTGGACGAGAGTTTCCCTCGAGTCTGGACTTGCTTCGTCTTAAAGGGAGAACAGCGTACGAAGACAGGTATTTGTCAAGAGCCAGAACATTGACACCGCAGCAGAGGGTCTGGATACGCAATTGTAATGGCACCCAGGCCTGGATACCAGGGAACCTTGTTTAG